In Deltaproteobacteria bacterium, one genomic interval encodes:
- a CDS encoding prolipoprotein diacylglyceryl transferase: MNEMVLIGGYALALGAFLLWGGRNLPAERWQMLASLPVAKN; encoded by the coding sequence ATGAACGAAATGGTGTTGATCGGTGGCTACGCGCTGGCTTTGGGCGCGTTTTTGTTGTGGGGAGGGCGGAACCTGCCGGCCGAGCGTTGGCAGATGCTGGCCAGTCTGCCCGTGGCCAAGAAC